One Chromatiaceae bacterium genomic region harbors:
- a CDS encoding phospho-N-acetylmuramoyl-pentapeptide-transferase, whose translation MLLYLTEWLNQFNSGFGVFRYLTLRAILGVLTALAISFILGPPMIRRLRHYKIGQMVRDDGPQSHLSKAGTPTMGGALMLVAVGIATLMWSNLANVYVWVVLLVTLAFGAIGLVDDYKKLVLRNPRGLAARYKYFWQSVVGLIAAVLLFWIAKTPAETALLIPYLKDVSVQLGPWYILLTYLVIVGSSNAVNLTDGLDGLAVMPVVLVMGALGAFVYASGNIKFAEYLLIPSVPGVGEVVVFCAALVGAGLGFLWFNTYPAQVFMGDVGALALGAALGVVAVVVRQELVLLIMGGIFVAETLSVMLQVASFKMTGKRIFRMAPLHHHFELKGWPEPRVIVRFWILTVILVLVGLASLKIR comes from the coding sequence ATGTTGCTCTACCTGACCGAATGGCTGAACCAGTTCAATAGCGGTTTCGGCGTCTTCCGCTACCTGACCCTGCGTGCCATTTTGGGGGTGCTGACCGCCCTGGCCATCTCCTTCATCCTGGGTCCGCCCATGATTCGCCGCCTGCGCCATTATAAGATTGGCCAGATGGTGCGGGATGACGGTCCCCAGTCGCACCTGTCCAAGGCGGGGACCCCGACCATGGGTGGGGCCCTCATGCTGGTGGCCGTGGGGATCGCCACCCTGATGTGGTCGAACCTGGCCAATGTCTATGTCTGGGTGGTGCTGCTGGTGACACTGGCCTTTGGCGCCATCGGCCTGGTGGATGACTACAAGAAACTGGTGCTGCGCAACCCCAGGGGTCTGGCGGCGCGTTATAAGTATTTCTGGCAGTCGGTGGTGGGGCTGATCGCCGCGGTCCTGCTCTTCTGGATCGCCAAGACGCCGGCGGAGACGGCCCTGCTCATCCCCTACCTCAAGGATGTCTCCGTGCAGCTTGGGCCCTGGTATATCCTGCTGACCTATCTGGTCATCGTCGGCTCCAGCAATGCGGTGAACCTGACGGATGGTCTGGACGGGCTGGCGGTCATGCCGGTGGTCCTGGTGATGGGGGCCCTGGGGGCCTTCGTTTATGCCTCGGGAAATATTAAGTTCGCCGAGTATCTGCTGATCCCCAGCGTCCCCGGGGTGGGCGAGGTGGTGGTCTTCTGCGCGGCCTTGGTCGGGGCGGGGCTGGGGTTCCTCTGGTTCAATACCTATCCCGCCCAAGTCTTCATGGGCGACGTCGGTGCCCTGGCCCTGGGCGCCGCCCTCGGGGTGGTAGCGGTGGTCGTCCGGCAGGAACTTGTGCTGCTCATCATGGGTGGCATCTTCGTCGCCGAGACCCTGTCGGTCATGCTCCAGGTCGCCTCCTTTAAGATGACGGGCAAGCGCATCTTCCGCATGGCGCCCCTGCACCATCACTTCGAGCTCAAGGGCTGGCCGGAGCCTCGGGTCATTGTGCGCTTCTGGATACTCACCGTCATTCTCGTCCTGGTGGGGCTTGCCAGCCTCAAGATCCGCTGA